The nucleotide window GATTATTAAGATTTTTGAAAAAATCCATCTGTGCAGCTTCTACATGTTTTTCACAAAGTTCCCTTATAATTTTAATAGGAGGATTTTCATTTAAAATCAGATCAATTATGCTTATATGTTCTTCTATAGCTTCGAGTCTACGGTTGTTTTCTCCGTATAAGACTCTTCTTATTCGATGCAAATGGTCATAAACCAAATTCATTTGTCTTGCAAAAAATAAGTTTCCGCAGTTTCCTGCAAAAAAATATCTGTATCCGTCATATAATTTATCAAACTCTTTTCCCGAAACTTTTTCTTTTTTTCCCATTTTCTCAAATCTTTTTTTAAATTCTGAAAGAGCAGTTTTAAGTTCATCTTTATTTAGAAAAAAAATAGTCAATTCTACTAAAAGAGGCTCAATTCTCGAACGGACCTGAAAAACATCTCTAATTAATTTTAAATCAACTTCAGTTACCGATACGGATTTTC belongs to Pseudoleptotrichia goodfellowii and includes:
- a CDS encoding GntR family transcriptional regulator, producing MKQKLDTLAYEYIKGKILNNEFKAKDTISEKQIAEELSISKTPVKEALSQLENENFVIINPRKSVSVTEVDLKLIRDVFQVRSRIEPLLVELTIFFLNKDELKTALSEFKKRFEKMGKKEKVSGKEFDKLYDGYRYFFAGNCGNLFFARQMNLVYDHLHRIRRVLYGENNRRLEAIEEHISIIDLILNENPPIKIIRELCEKHVEAAQMDFFKNLNNLNI